A section of the Clostridium sp. TW13 genome encodes:
- a CDS encoding putative DNA-binding protein: protein MEDRFEVSILLDFYGTLLTDKQIDIMNMYFNEDLSLGEIAEINETSRQAIHDSIKRCYKQLKNHEDKLKLKEKYLNKKTEKENLMKELSKVESIDNDLLEYIDKKLELIINI, encoded by the coding sequence ATGGAAGATAGATTTGAAGTGTCCATATTACTTGATTTTTATGGAACACTATTAACTGATAAACAAATAGATATTATGAATATGTATTTTAATGAAGACTTATCTCTTGGGGAGATAGCTGAAATCAATGAAACAAGTCGTCAGGCCATTCATGATTCTATAAAAAGATGCTATAAGCAACTAAAAAATCATGAAGATAAATTGAAACTTAAAGAAAAATATCTTAATAAAAAAACAGAAAAAGAAAATTTAATGAAAGAATTATCTAAAGTTGAAAGCATAGATAATGATTTACTTGAATATATTGATAAGAAATTAGAATTAATCATTAATATATAG
- the ffh gene encoding signal recognition particle protein, whose translation MAFENLSSKLQETFKKLKGKGKISEKDLKEAMREVKLALLEADVNYKVVKEFISSVKDKCLGANVLESLTPGQQVIKIVNDELTTLMGTSESKLNFSDTGITVVMMVGLQGAGKTTMCGKLALNMRKKNKKPLLVACDIYRPAAIKQLQVVGSQIDIPVFSMGDKVKAVDIAKAGVAHAKDQGYNFVIIDTAGRLHIDDDLMGELKDIKAEVKPSEILLVVDSMTGQDAVNVAETFNNEIDVTGVVLTKLDGDTRGGAALSIRHITNKPIKFAGMGEKMNDLEVFHPDRMASRILGMGDVLSLIEKAQQSIDEKEAKQLTDRMMNNDFNFEDYLTAMDQMKKLGPLKKVMEMMPGAGGKELEGLDLEASEKQLDKTKAIIQSMTLKERRNPSLVASSAQRKKRIANGSGSSIQEVNKLIKGFEMMRKSMKQIKGLQKNAKKGLFGKMPFFK comes from the coding sequence ATGGCTTTTGAAAATTTATCATCAAAATTGCAAGAAACTTTCAAAAAGTTAAAAGGTAAAGGTAAAATTTCCGAAAAAGATTTAAAAGAAGCCATGAGAGAAGTTAAGCTAGCCTTACTTGAAGCTGATGTTAACTACAAAGTGGTAAAAGAATTTATCAGTAGCGTAAAGGACAAGTGTCTAGGTGCTAATGTTCTTGAAAGCTTAACACCAGGTCAACAGGTTATTAAGATAGTTAATGATGAGTTGACTACACTTATGGGAACCTCAGAAAGTAAACTTAATTTTTCTGATACAGGCATAACCGTTGTTATGATGGTTGGTTTACAAGGTGCTGGTAAAACTACAATGTGTGGTAAATTAGCATTGAATATGAGAAAGAAAAACAAGAAACCTCTTTTGGTAGCTTGTGATATATATAGACCTGCAGCTATTAAGCAGTTGCAAGTAGTTGGAAGTCAAATAGATATACCAGTATTCTCAATGGGAGATAAGGTTAAAGCAGTTGATATTGCAAAAGCTGGTGTAGCTCATGCAAAAGATCAAGGATATAACTTTGTAATTATAGATACTGCTGGTAGACTTCATATTGATGATGACTTAATGGGAGAGCTTAAGGATATTAAAGCAGAAGTTAAGCCTTCAGAAATACTTTTAGTAGTAGATTCTATGACAGGTCAAGATGCTGTAAATGTAGCTGAAACTTTCAATAATGAAATTGATGTTACAGGAGTTGTTTTGACAAAGCTAGATGGTGATACTAGAGGTGGAGCAGCTTTATCAATTAGACACATTACTAACAAGCCTATAAAGTTTGCTGGTATGGGTGAAAAGATGAATGATTTAGAAGTTTTCCATCCTGATAGAATGGCTTCTAGAATTCTTGGAATGGGTGATGTGCTTTCTTTAATTGAAAAGGCACAACAGTCCATAGATGAGAAAGAAGCAAAGCAGTTAACTGATAGGATGATGAATAATGATTTCAATTTTGAAGATTATTTAACTGCTATGGACCAAATGAAAAAGCTTGGGCCATTGAAAAAAGTTATGGAGATGATGCCTGGTGCAGGTGGCAAGGAGCTTGAAGGACTTGATTTAGAAGCTAGTGAAAAGCAACTTGATAAAACTAAAGCCATAATTCAATCAATGACACTTAAGGAAAGAAGAAATCCTTCACTAGTTGCAAGTTCTGCTCAAAGGAAAAAGAGGATTGCAAATGGATCAGGTTCTTCTATTCAAGAAGTCAATAAATTAATTAAAGGCTTCGAGATGATGAGAAAGAGTATGAAACAAATTAAAGGTCTACAGAAAAATGCTAAAAAAGGTCTATTTGGAAAAATGCCATTTTTTAAATAG
- the rpsP gene encoding 30S ribosomal protein S16, giving the protein MAVKIRLRRMGAKKAPFYRVVVADSRSPRDGRFIEEIGYYNPIAKPEVEVKIDAEKAEKWLNNGAQPTDVVKRLFVKAGINK; this is encoded by the coding sequence ATGGCAGTAAAGATAAGATTAAGAAGAATGGGTGCAAAGAAAGCTCCTTTCTACAGAGTAGTTGTAGCTGATTCAAGAAGCCCAAGAGATGGTAGATTCATCGAAGAAATAGGATATTACAATCCAATAGCTAAGCCAGAAGTTGAAGTTAAAATAGATGCTGAAAAGGCTGAAAAATGGTTAAATAACGGAGCTCAACCAACAGATGTTGTTAAGAGATTATTCGTTAAAGCAGGAATTAACAAGTAA
- a CDS encoding KH domain-containing protein, whose translation MKELVEIIAKSLVDNPSAVSVAEVQGEQSLILELKVAPEDMGKVIGKQGRIAKAIRTVVKAAALKENKRVVVEII comes from the coding sequence ATGAAGGAATTAGTTGAGATTATAGCTAAATCACTAGTTGATAACCCATCTGCAGTTAGCGTGGCTGAAGTTCAAGGAGAGCAATCTCTAATTCTTGAATTAAAAGTTGCGCCTGAAGATATGGGTAAGGTGATAGGCAAACAAGGGAGAATAGCTAAGGCTATTAGAACAGTTGTCAAAGCTGCGGCCTTAAAGGAAAACAAAAGAGTTGTAGTAGAAATCATTTAA
- the rimM gene encoding ribosome maturation factor RimM (Essential for efficient processing of 16S rRNA), with protein MKKQFLNIGKVVNTHGVKGEVKVIPLTEDMRRFDELEEVLIGDETYAIDGCKYQKDRVILKIRGIDSIDDTAKIRNKYITIPRDQAIVLPEDTYFISDLIGCKVEDTDGFQYGKVYDVIQTGSNDVYWVKGNKEILVPVLKEIVLDINIDSELIVIKPSGEWQDED; from the coding sequence GTGAAAAAGCAATTTTTAAATATAGGTAAAGTAGTAAATACTCATGGCGTTAAGGGAGAAGTAAAAGTTATTCCATTAACTGAAGATATGAGAAGATTTGATGAACTTGAGGAAGTTTTAATTGGTGATGAAACTTATGCAATTGATGGATGTAAGTATCAAAAGGATAGAGTAATATTAAAGATTAGAGGGATTGATTCTATTGATGACACTGCCAAGATTAGAAATAAATATATAACAATTCCACGTGATCAAGCAATTGTATTACCAGAAGATACTTATTTTATTTCTGATTTAATTGGATGTAAAGTAGAAGATACTGATGGTTTCCAATACGGAAAGGTATATGATGTTATTCAAACAGGTAGTAATGACGTGTATTGGGTAAAAGGAAACAAGGAAATTTTAGTACCTGTACTTAAAGAAATTGTATTAGATATTAACATAGATTCAGAGTTAATAGTTATTAAACCTTCTGGAGAATGGCAAGATGAAGATTGA
- the trmD gene encoding tRNA (guanosine(37)-N1)-methyltransferase TrmD, protein MKIDILTLFPEMFTIFDHSIIGRAKENKILDINTLNIRDYTLNKHKKVDDYPYGGGAGMLMAPQPIVSSIQKAREDNKGKVIFLGPRGKTFNQEIANELSKEEELIILCGHYEGIDERVYKYIDLEYSMGDFVLTGGEMAAIPFIDSICRLIPGVLAKDESFQDESFYNGLLEYPQYTRPPVFEGDEVPEVLISGHHEKIRLWRKKQSLLITKAKRPDLFEKYELSKEDKKILYNFKK, encoded by the coding sequence ATGAAGATTGATATTCTCACATTATTTCCAGAGATGTTCACAATATTTGATCATAGTATAATTGGAAGAGCTAAAGAAAATAAGATTTTAGATATAAACACATTAAATATAAGAGATTATACTTTAAATAAACATAAAAAAGTAGACGATTACCCTTATGGAGGAGGAGCTGGAATGTTAATGGCTCCTCAACCTATAGTTTCTTCTATACAAAAGGCTAGGGAAGATAACAAAGGAAAAGTTATTTTTCTAGGACCTAGAGGAAAAACTTTCAATCAAGAAATAGCTAATGAATTGAGCAAAGAAGAGGAACTTATTATTCTTTGTGGTCATTACGAAGGGATAGATGAAAGAGTTTATAAATATATAGATTTAGAATATTCTATGGGAGACTTTGTACTTACAGGAGGGGAAATGGCAGCTATACCTTTTATAGATAGTATATGTAGGCTGATTCCTGGTGTTTTGGCAAAAGATGAGAGCTTTCAAGATGAATCATTCTATAACGGACTATTAGAATATCCTCAATATACTAGACCACCCGTTTTTGAAGGTGATGAGGTACCTGAAGTTTTAATTTCAGGGCATCATGAGAAAATAAGATTGTGGAGAAAGAAACAATCACTTCTCATCACTAAAGCAAAAAGACCAGATTTGTTTGAGAAATATGAACTATCTAAGGAAGATAAAAAAATATTATATAATTTTAAAAAGTAA
- the rplS gene encoding 50S ribosomal protein L19: MNEILRAIEQEQLRKDLPEFAIGDTVKVYLKIKEGEKERVQMFEGTVIKRQNGGIRETFTVRRLAYGTGVERTLPVNSPLIDKLEVVRKGKVRRAKLFYLRDRVGKAAKVKELMTR, translated from the coding sequence ATGAACGAAATATTAAGAGCTATTGAGCAAGAACAATTAAGAAAAGATTTACCTGAATTTGCTATTGGAGATACTGTTAAAGTATATCTAAAAATAAAAGAAGGTGAAAAAGAAAGAGTTCAAATGTTCGAAGGAACTGTTATTAAGAGACAAAACGGTGGAATAAGAGAAACATTTACTGTAAGAAGATTAGCTTACGGTACAGGAGTTGAAAGAACATTACCAGTTAACTCACCACTTATAGATAAATTAGAAGTAGTAAGAAAAGGTAAAGTTAGAAGAGCTAAGTTATTCTACTTAAGAGACAGAGTAGGTAAAGCTGCTAAAGTTAAAGAATTAATGACAAGATAG
- the ylqF gene encoding ribosome biogenesis GTPase YlqF → MAINWFPGHMVKTKRAIKENLTLVDAVIEIRDARIPRASANPEIDSLCGNKPRIILLNKSDLSDKNITRAWMNSLTKENVRVIEINSLKGEGIKQIKPILLDLLKEKHERLKAKGLVNIVTRVMVVGIPNVGKSTFINKMAKNNIAKTGDRPGVTKTKQWIKTSIGIELMDTPGILWPKFEDEDVALNLAFTGAIKDEIMDTEELAFKLVERLMNIKPDALATRYKLDSLDEDPLVNLDNIARKRGCIISGGNIDYNRISAILLDEFRGGKIGNITLERP, encoded by the coding sequence ATGGCTATAAATTGGTTTCCTGGACATATGGTGAAAACTAAAAGAGCAATAAAGGAGAATTTAACCCTTGTAGACGCTGTAATAGAGATAAGAGATGCTAGAATACCTAGAGCTAGTGCTAACCCTGAAATAGATTCTCTATGTGGCAACAAACCTAGAATTATATTATTAAATAAATCTGATTTAAGTGATAAGAACATAACTAGAGCGTGGATGAATTCATTAACTAAAGAAAATGTTAGAGTTATAGAAATCAATAGTCTTAAAGGTGAAGGTATAAAACAAATAAAGCCTATACTTTTAGATTTATTAAAAGAAAAGCACGAAAGATTAAAGGCAAAAGGCTTGGTTAATATTGTTACTAGAGTTATGGTTGTTGGTATACCTAATGTTGGTAAATCAACTTTTATAAACAAAATGGCAAAGAATAATATTGCTAAAACTGGAGATAGACCAGGGGTAACAAAAACAAAACAATGGATAAAAACTTCTATAGGGATAGAACTTATGGATACACCAGGTATACTATGGCCTAAGTTTGAGGATGAAGATGTGGCATTAAATTTAGCTTTTACAGGTGCTATAAAAGACGAAATCATGGACACAGAGGAATTAGCATTTAAGTTAGTAGAAAGACTTATGAATATAAAACCTGATGCATTGGCTACAAGATATAAGCTAGATTCCTTAGATGAAGATCCTTTGGTTAATTTAGATAATATAGCTAGAAAGCGTGGCTGTATAATATCTGGAGGCAATATAGATTATAATAGAATATCAGCTATACTTTTAGATGAATTCAGAGGTGGAAAGATCGGTAATATTACCTTAGAGAGACCATAG
- a CDS encoding ribonuclease HII yields the protein MDNLIKDLRINLEKYNFATLKDKLAGFKIENENVPLFQELVEVLGSDPRKNVISLSEKLNRQLQKFLSEKDRVTSMYLFDKSFGDFSYVAGVDEVGRGPLAGPIVAAAVVLDLNSLNDIILEINDSKKLSEMKREELAKIIKEKAVDYSLSLCDNREIDERGIAVCNNEIFIKAINGLTKVTPELVLSDGYPVRNISILNKFVIKGDTKSASIACASIIAKVYRDNIMKEYAKKYPEYDFENNVGYGTGKHVNAIKNVGVTEIHRLSFLKNIL from the coding sequence ATGGATAATTTAATAAAAGATTTAAGAATTAACTTGGAAAAATACAATTTTGCTACATTAAAAGATAAACTAGCAGGTTTTAAAATCGAAAATGAAAATGTTCCTTTATTTCAAGAGTTAGTTGAAGTTCTAGGAAGTGATCCTAGAAAAAATGTTATTAGTTTATCAGAAAAATTGAATAGGCAATTACAAAAGTTTTTAAGTGAGAAGGATAGGGTTACAAGTATGTACCTATTTGATAAGTCTTTCGGAGATTTTTCATATGTTGCAGGAGTAGATGAGGTGGGCAGAGGTCCTTTGGCTGGCCCTATTGTAGCTGCAGCAGTGGTTTTGGATTTAAATTCTCTTAATGATATTATTCTTGAAATCAATGATTCAAAAAAATTATCTGAAATGAAAAGAGAAGAATTAGCTAAAATAATTAAAGAAAAGGCTGTAGATTATTCTCTTTCTCTTTGTGACAATAGAGAGATAGATGAACGAGGTATAGCTGTATGTAATAATGAAATTTTTATTAAAGCTATAAATGGACTAACGAAAGTTACTCCAGAACTGGTTCTATCTGATGGGTATCCAGTTAGAAATATAAGCATTTTGAATAAGTTTGTAATAAAGGGAGATACAAAAAGTGCTTCCATAGCTTGTGCTTCAATTATCGCTAAAGTTTATAGAGATAATATAATGAAGGAATATGCTAAAAAATATCCTGAATATGATTTTGAAAATAATGTTGGCTATGGTACAGGTAAGCATGTTAACGCTATAAAAAATGTAGGTGTTACAGAAATTCATAGGCTGTCATTTTTAAAGAATATACTGTAA
- a CDS encoding YraN family protein: MKKYNKDIGNEGEFLAKEFLCKKGYNIKESNYRCPLGEIDIILSKDNILCFVEVKSRYNLNYGYPMEAVTHKKLNRIYKICNWYLLENKINNLNIRFDVVEIIFSINDNSYKINHLENVYSI, translated from the coding sequence ATGAAAAAATACAATAAAGATATTGGAAACGAAGGAGAATTTCTTGCAAAAGAATTTCTTTGTAAGAAAGGATATAATATAAAAGAATCAAATTACAGATGCCCTTTAGGAGAAATTGATATAATTTTATCGAAAGACAATATTTTATGCTTTGTCGAGGTAAAATCCAGATACAACCTAAATTACGGTTACCCTATGGAAGCGGTGACACACAAAAAATTAAATAGAATTTATAAGATATGTAATTGGTACTTGCTTGAAAACAAAATTAATAATCTAAATATTAGATTTGATGTTGTGGAAATTATCTTTTCTATTAATGATAATTCATATAAGATTAATCATTTAGAAAATGTATATAGTATTTAA
- a CDS encoding YifB family Mg chelatase-like AAA ATPase, with protein MSVIIKSSTFNGLQGVEISVEIDISRGLPSFYIVGLPDTTVKESRERVRAAILNSGYDFPLGRIVVNLAPADLKKIGSLLDLPIAIGILIQSGQICANNLKKFILVGELALDGSLRKVNGVLPVVLNGVSNLVDSFIIPQENCQEATLVKQANIFPMNSLKQVAEFLINEDLLPAENNNNFADSEEEFVDFNDVFGQEEAKRALQIAAAGNHNIILYGPPGCGKTMLAKRLPSILPELKDEDYIEITKIYSVSGLLDSKTPIINKRPFRNPHHTTTRIKLVGGGRELKPGEVTLAHNGVLFLDELPEFEKVSLESLREPLEDKSISISRISGNVMYPANFIFLAAMNMCPCGRYLNEDTNSGCTCTDSERKRYINRVSKAVLDRIDMFIYVPSIKFNSLVKGTQNLGSEEMKRKVAKAVEIQNKRFSTRKDIKFNSELSHKDILNSIIKNNKNELEKFLETIYGRFNLSTRGVDKILRLARTISDLDQCEYVEKKHIIEALNYRRFIDGEVI; from the coding sequence ATGTCAGTAATTATAAAAAGTTCCACTTTTAATGGACTTCAGGGAGTGGAGATAAGTGTTGAAATAGACATTAGTAGAGGCTTACCTTCCTTTTATATAGTAGGGTTGCCAGATACAACTGTTAAGGAGTCTAGAGAACGAGTTAGAGCTGCAATATTAAATTCGGGTTATGATTTTCCGCTAGGAAGAATAGTGGTAAATTTAGCCCCGGCAGATCTTAAAAAGATAGGTTCTCTTTTAGATTTGCCAATTGCTATAGGGATTTTGATTCAAAGTGGGCAAATTTGTGCAAACAATTTAAAAAAGTTTATTTTAGTAGGTGAACTAGCTCTAGATGGTAGTTTAAGAAAAGTAAATGGAGTATTACCGGTGGTTCTTAATGGAGTGTCAAATTTAGTAGATTCGTTTATTATACCTCAAGAAAATTGTCAAGAAGCTACATTGGTAAAGCAGGCTAATATTTTTCCGATGAATAGTTTAAAACAAGTGGCTGAATTTTTAATTAATGAAGATTTACTGCCTGCAGAAAATAATAATAACTTTGCTGATAGTGAAGAAGAATTTGTAGATTTCAATGATGTATTTGGGCAAGAAGAAGCAAAGAGAGCTTTACAAATTGCAGCTGCGGGTAATCACAATATTATTTTATATGGTCCACCAGGTTGCGGAAAAACTATGTTAGCTAAGAGATTGCCATCCATATTACCAGAACTTAAAGATGAGGATTACATTGAAATCACAAAAATATATAGTGTTTCTGGATTGCTAGATTCTAAAACTCCAATAATAAATAAGAGACCATTCAGAAATCCTCATCATACAACTACACGCATAAAATTAGTAGGTGGGGGAAGGGAGCTGAAACCAGGTGAAGTTACTCTTGCACACAATGGCGTTCTATTCCTAGATGAACTTCCAGAGTTTGAGAAAGTATCGCTGGAATCATTAAGAGAGCCATTAGAGGATAAATCAATAAGTATTTCTAGAATAAGTGGTAACGTAATGTATCCAGCAAATTTTATATTTTTAGCAGCGATGAATATGTGTCCATGTGGAAGATATCTTAATGAGGATACAAATAGTGGCTGTACATGTACAGATTCGGAAAGAAAAAGGTATATAAATAGAGTATCAAAGGCTGTACTAGATAGAATTGATATGTTTATTTATGTTCCATCAATAAAATTTAACTCCTTGGTTAAAGGAACTCAGAATTTGGGATCTGAAGAAATGAAGCGAAAAGTAGCAAAGGCTGTAGAAATTCAAAATAAGCGATTTTCTACAAGAAAAGATATAAAATTCAACTCTGAACTTTCTCATAAGGATATCTTAAATAGTATAATAAAGAATAATAAAAATGAATTAGAGAAGTTTCTAGAAACTATCTATGGGAGATTTAATCTAAGTACTAGAGGGGTAGATAAAATACTAAGATTAGCTAGAACTATTTCGGATTTAGATCAATGTGAGTATGTAGAGAAGAAGCATATAATAGAGGCGTTAAATTATAGAAGATTCATTGATGGTGAGGTTATATAG
- the dprA gene encoding DNA-processing protein DprA — MDKVNFYKHKLFLTDITNDEKLKILKRIYNEEILFFAEDYEIKKEWDKISDEQVVKLYDFILKRGIKYITREDEDYPENLVYTYSPPCVLFYKGDIDIIRNGGHNISIIGSRDCTEYGIRVTEFICKKLSDYKVNIISGGARGIDSIAHRCCLEYGGKTISVLGNGLSVCYPRNNRELFKQISNNGCLISEFLPDEPSKACNFPRRNRIIAGLCDTLIVVEGGERSGTSITTTFALNQNKEIFAVPGSIFAPKSKGPNKLMGDGAHTLYDVDVMIERLNLTCITSQKEYNNILKDSNNRLKQIIFKVLTQEPMHINDIIRNVNIDTALIYEVLFELQFKKEIVLLPGNYYARIN; from the coding sequence ATGGATAAAGTTAATTTTTATAAGCATAAATTATTTCTAACGGACATTACAAATGATGAAAAATTGAAAATACTCAAGAGAATATATAATGAAGAAATTTTATTTTTCGCTGAAGATTACGAAATAAAAAAAGAATGGGATAAAATATCTGATGAGCAGGTAGTAAAGTTATATGATTTCATTTTAAAACGAGGTATAAAATATATTACGCGTGAAGATGAAGATTATCCAGAAAACCTAGTTTATACCTATTCTCCACCCTGTGTATTGTTTTATAAAGGAGATATAGATATTATCAGAAATGGAGGCCATAATATATCTATAATTGGATCAAGAGATTGTACAGAGTATGGAATTAGGGTTACTGAATTTATTTGTAAGAAATTAAGTGACTATAAAGTTAATATTATTAGTGGAGGAGCTAGAGGGATAGATTCTATTGCCCATAGATGCTGTCTTGAATATGGAGGCAAAACTATAAGTGTATTAGGTAATGGGCTATCTGTATGTTATCCTAGAAACAATAGGGAGTTGTTCAAACAAATTAGTAATAATGGATGCTTAATAAGTGAATTCCTGCCTGATGAACCATCAAAGGCATGTAATTTTCCAAGGAGAAATAGAATAATAGCTGGGTTGTGTGATACATTAATAGTAGTAGAAGGTGGAGAAAGAAGTGGTACATCCATTACAACTACTTTTGCTTTAAATCAAAATAAAGAAATATTTGCAGTACCAGGATCTATATTTGCACCTAAGAGTAAAGGACCTAATAAATTAATGGGTGATGGAGCTCATACATTATATGATGTAGATGTGATGATTGAAAGATTAAATCTTACTTGTATTACTTCGCAAAAAGAATATAATAATATTTTAAAAGATAGTAATAATAGGCTAAAACAGATTATTTTCAAGGTATTAACTCAAGAACCAATGCATATTAATGACATAATTAGGAATGTAAATATTGACACAGCATTAATTTATGAGGTATTATTTGAATTGCAATTTAAAAAAGAAATTGTTTTACTACCAGGAAATTATTATGCACGAATTAATTAG
- the topA gene encoding type I DNA topoisomerase codes for MGQKLVIVESPAKAKTIGKYLGKNFVVEASMGHVRDLPKSQLGVDVENNFNPKYITIRGKGDLLDKLKKLAKKCDKVYLATDPDREGEAISWHLANVLKIDGSEKCRIEFNEVTKNAIKNSIKSPREIDKNLVDAQQARRVLDRLVGYQISPLLWRNVKWGLSAGRVQSAALKLICDREEEISKFEPKEFWTIDCSFSKDKNIINSKLVSYKSKKIELNNEAEATKVISDLKSNDFIVDKMKKGEKQKNPLPPFTTSTLQQDASRKLNFTTKKTMSLAQQLYEGVEVKGHGTIGLITYMRTDSVRISAEASENAKNYIKDNFGDKYALETPRAFKGKKNIQDAHEAIRPTYIDITPEVAQESLTKDQYKLYTLIWKRFIACQMTACVLNTNSIEIKNGDYKFRASGATIKFDGFMKVYEYIGEDDEESGLLPELKESEVLNVHKLDSKQHFTQPPARYTEASFVKLLEEKGIGRPSTYVPTISTLLDRKYVQREKKNLEATELGVIVNDIVSKFFKQIVDIDFTASMESKLDAVEEGTEAWTKIVEDFFTPLSEAIEIAEKEISKVVIEDKVSDVPCDKCGRMMVIKHGRFGDFLACPGYPECQNTKAIVEEVEAPCPKCGGKVVAKRSKKGRKFFGCSNYPNCDFVSWYEPAKEKCPECGSVMVKKYSKTLGNHIECVNKECKHKIVIETENGMSK; via the coding sequence ATGGGACAAAAGTTAGTAATAGTTGAATCACCAGCAAAGGCAAAAACCATTGGAAAGTATCTGGGTAAAAATTTCGTAGTAGAAGCTTCTATGGGGCATGTAAGAGATTTGCCTAAAAGTCAACTAGGAGTGGATGTAGAAAATAATTTCAATCCTAAATACATCACTATAAGAGGAAAAGGTGACTTATTAGATAAATTAAAAAAATTAGCAAAAAAATGTGATAAAGTTTATTTGGCAACTGACCCCGATAGAGAAGGGGAAGCTATATCATGGCATTTAGCTAATGTATTAAAAATAGATGGTTCAGAAAAATGTAGAATTGAATTTAATGAAGTAACTAAAAATGCAATTAAAAATTCAATAAAGAGTCCTAGAGAAATAGATAAAAATCTTGTAGATGCTCAACAGGCTCGAAGAGTTTTAGATAGATTAGTGGGATATCAAATAAGTCCTCTTCTATGGAGAAATGTTAAATGGGGTCTTAGTGCAGGAAGAGTTCAATCTGCAGCATTAAAGTTGATTTGTGATAGAGAAGAAGAAATAAGTAAATTTGAACCAAAAGAATTTTGGACTATAGACTGCAGTTTTAGTAAGGATAAAAATATAATCAATTCAAAGTTAGTATCATATAAAAGTAAAAAAATAGAATTAAATAATGAAGCAGAGGCAACTAAAGTAATATCAGATTTGAAAAGCAATGATTTTATAGTTGATAAGATGAAAAAAGGTGAAAAACAGAAAAATCCATTGCCACCATTTACTACTTCAACTTTGCAACAGGATGCAAGTAGAAAATTGAATTTTACAACTAAGAAGACAATGTCATTAGCTCAGCAGCTATATGAAGGTGTTGAAGTAAAGGGTCATGGTACAATTGGTCTTATTACTTATATGAGAACAGACTCTGTTAGAATTTCAGCTGAGGCTTCAGAAAATGCAAAAAATTATATTAAGGATAACTTTGGTGATAAATATGCATTAGAAACACCAAGAGCCTTTAAGGGAAAGAAAAATATACAAGATGCACATGAAGCTATAAGACCAACTTATATAGATATTACACCAGAGGTAGCACAAGAAAGCCTTACAAAGGATCAATATAAATTATATACTTTAATTTGGAAAAGGTTTATAGCTTGTCAGATGACTGCTTGCGTGTTAAATACTAATTCAATTGAAATAAAAAATGGGGATTATAAATTTAGGGCTTCTGGAGCAACAATAAAATTTGATGGTTTTATGAAGGTGTATGAATATATAGGGGAAGATGATGAAGAGTCAGGCTTATTACCAGAACTCAAAGAAAGTGAAGTATTAAATGTCCATAAATTAGATAGTAAACAACATTTTACTCAACCACCAGCAAGATATACTGAAGCTTCTTTCGTTAAGTTACTAGAAGAAAAGGGAATAGGAAGACCAAGTACTTATGTACCAACTATTTCTACACTACTAGATAGAAAATATGTACAAAGAGAAAAAAAGAATTTAGAGGCAACAGAACTAGGTGTGATTGTAAATGATATTGTTAGTAAGTTCTTTAAGCAAATTGTTGATATAGATTTTACAGCTTCAATGGAATCAAAACTTGATGCAGTTGAAGAGGGCACAGAGGCTTGGACTAAAATTGTTGAAGATTTCTTCACACCATTAAGTGAAGCTATTGAAATTGCTGAAAAAGAAATTTCAAAAGTTGTTATAGAAGATAAGGTTAGCGATGTACCTTGCGATAAATGTGGCAGAATGATGGTAATAAAACACGGGCGATTTGGCGATTTCTTAGCTTGTCCTGGATATCCTGAATGTCAAAATACTAAAGCTATAGTAGAAGAGGTAGAAGCACCTTGTCCAAAATGCGGAGGGAAAGTTGTAGCTAAAAGAAGTAAAAAGGGTAGAAAATTCTTTGGATGTTCTAATTACCCTAACTGTGATTTTGTAAGCTGGTATGAACCTGCAAAAGAAAAATGTCCTGAATGTGGATCTGTTATGGTGAAAAAGTATTCTAAAACTTTAGGGAATCATATTGAATGCGTAAATAAAGAATGCAAGCATAAAATTGTTATTGAAACAGAAAATGGAATGTCGAAATAA